The following coding sequences lie in one Planctomycetota bacterium genomic window:
- a CDS encoding HAD family hydrolase has translation MSRDGWRARLARVRALVLDVDGVLTDGSLYYGPGGQSFKRFDSKDGMGIVLVQKAGVRVAFLSAEKTDIVRRRAEKLGVRDLFLGVGDKGEAFERFLRARRLKAEETAYAGDDVNDLAPLRRAGVAIAVADAVEEVRRAADWVTSRPGGRGAVREMCDAILKFRGASVR, from the coding sequence GTGAGCCGCGACGGCTGGCGGGCGCGCCTGGCGCGCGTGCGGGCGCTCGTCCTGGACGTGGACGGGGTTCTGACGGACGGTTCCCTCTATTACGGCCCCGGCGGGCAATCCTTCAAGCGCTTCGACAGCAAGGACGGGATGGGGATCGTCCTCGTCCAGAAGGCGGGCGTCCGGGTGGCCTTCCTTTCGGCGGAGAAGACCGACATCGTGCGCCGCCGGGCGGAGAAGCTGGGGGTGCGGGACCTTTTTCTGGGCGTCGGGGACAAGGGGGAAGCCTTCGAGCGCTTCCTGAGGGCGCGGCGGCTGAAGGCCGAGGAGACGGCCTACGCGGGGGACGACGTGAACGATCTTGCGCCGCTGCGGCGGGCCGGGGTGGCGATCGCCGTGGCGGACGCGGTGGAGGAGGTGCGGCGGGCCGCCGACTGGGTCACGTCCCGGCCGGGGGGCCGGGGGGCGGTGCGGGAGATGTGCGACGCGATCCTCAAGTTCCGGGGTGCCTCCGTCCGATAA
- a CDS encoding winged helix-turn-helix transcriptional regulator, which produces MSSGSFKFLQPTRAWREMRILEEIGRTPRVSQRGLGRAAGLSAAMVNAYVDALVAGGYVEVVGDTNRTYRYYLTPEGCRRRDLLRAELAAEVEALRASGLGLMTG; this is translated from the coding sequence ATGAGTTCGGGATCGTTCAAGTTCCTCCAGCCGACGCGCGCCTGGCGGGAGATGAGGATTCTGGAGGAGATCGGTCGCACTCCGCGGGTGAGCCAGCGCGGGCTGGGGCGGGCGGCGGGTCTGAGCGCGGCGATGGTCAACGCGTACGTGGACGCTCTTGTGGCCGGGGGGTACGTCGAGGTGGTGGGGGATACGAACCGGACGTACCGGTACTACCTGACGCCGGAAGGATGCCGGCGGCGGGATCTTTTGCGGGCCGAGCTGGCGGCCGAAGTCGAAGCCCTGCGGGCGTCGGGACTGGGCCTCATGACGGGCTGA